In the Diachasmimorpha longicaudata isolate KC_UGA_2023 chromosome 1, iyDiaLong2, whole genome shotgun sequence genome, one interval contains:
- the LOC135168222 gene encoding protein Skeletor, isoforms B/C-like: MCCTQEEDEYNDKYIGKLNAYHHQIAGDVYAVDEYTLLLTAFSYDGTGADTFFWAGATNHPGPQGFIVPDEYGKTNVLDRYFNKDFTLPLPDNKKITDIKWFAIYDLSNQMYALGGPYISFPLFYHPRTQELSSTVPTPTLLLTVTRQRIGRHDAYFS, from the exons ATGT GTTGTACTCAAGAAGAAGATGAATACAACGACAAGTACATAGGGAAATTAAATGCATATCATCATCAAATTGCTGGTGATGTTTACGCGGTGGACGAGTACACATTATTGTTGACGGCCTTCAGTTACGATGGTACCGGCGCAGATACATTCTTTTGGGCTGGTGCAACCAATCATCCTGGTCCTCAGGGATTCATAGTCCCGGACGAGTATGGCAA GACGAACGTCCTTGACCGGTATTTTAATAAGGATTTTACACTTCCACTACCGGATAACAAGAAGATAACGGACATCAAGTGGTTTGCCATTTACGATCTATCAAATCAG ATGTACGCCCTTGGGGGCCCTTATATTTCGTTCCCCCTTTTTTACCATCCGCGTACCCAAGAACTGTCGTCGACCGTTCCTACCCCTACATTGCTGTTGACAGTGACAAGGCAGAGGATCGGCCGGCACGATGCTTATTTCTCCTAG
- the LOC135166298 gene encoding fibroblast growth factor receptor homolog 1-like isoform X2, producing MATNIQVIFFITTLLVVGATSRVVRLDTFKKEVILQEGEKLIVRCPATFENEEVTWFKKDTQFRGISSRIRVLKQALRFKYVDMMDQGNYGCRLTSSSSLEWRNITIKVEGAQNDGYQSESAGLDSIMGALRPEEETNELDIGARNLPEARSLHLETDLDNDKGENENAGDHNATVPESPPIFNKSDELHTSVVKPAGNMLKLRCPSVGNPRPNITWLKNNEEPTRSVGPIITSRWTLRVEDLVVDDGGNYTCIVCNHLGCINHTFKVDVVERFPHKPYINEGFPKNETVVFYSNVTFRCPIVSDLEPFIQWVKVDDYPNDNSAPPNGSLLQTGDGVENPETLTLYNVTEKDDGWYTCIAQNTLGETFSSAYLSVVESIEPPRVPMTARPPALAVNILAAVLFVLFAIGVVVVIYVFQRLKREKMKKLLAIETARAAVVTQWTKKVIVEKQNLVNAQNVQELLLMPVVKIEKQKSTMTTEDSNGGSISEYELPLDSAWELRREHLRLGKSLGEGAFGKVVIAETRTGKPGIPNVVAVKMLKEGHTDAEMMDLVSEMELMKMIGKHGNIINFVGACTQGGPLYVVVEFALHGNLRDFLRKHRPSSGYEPTIGEMPPEKKILTQKDLVSFAFQVARGMDYLSSKRCIHRDLAARNVLVGEDYVLKIADFGLARDIHCHDYYRKTTDGRLPVKWMAPEALFDRVYTTQSDVWSYGILLWEIMTLGATPYPCISAVEELLQWLKTGRRMEIPPCCSLNIYMLMRDCWSYLPEERPDFEAIVDRLDKILAQTSNQEYLDLGLPQLDTPPSSAESNLPDDDDEDGQEQFPYLLKNSM from the exons ATACATTCAAGAAAGAGGTGATACTGCAGGAAGGGGAGAAGTTAATTGTCCGGTGCCCAGCAACTTTTGAAAACGAGGAGGTGACATGGTTCAAGAAGGACACACAATTTCGGGGGATTTCCTCGAGAATTCGGGTGCTCAAACAGGCCTTGAGATTTAAATATGTGGATATGATGGACCAGGGAAATTACGGATGTAGGCTGACGAGTAGTAGCTCGTTAGAGTGGAGAAACATCACAATTAAAGTTGAGGGAGCGCAGAATGATGGATATCAGAGCGAGAGTGCGGGCCTTGACAGCATCATGGGAGCGCTCAGACCTGAAGAGGAAACCAATGAGCTTGATATTGGTGCCAGGA ACCTACCAGAGGCTCGTTCCCTCCACCTGGAAACAGATCTTGACAATGACAAAGGGGAGAATGAAAATGCAGGCGATCACAATGCAACGGTACCCGAGAGTCCACCAATATTCAACAAATCTGATGAATTGCATACATCAGTAGTGAAACCAGCTGGGAATATGCTGAAACTACGTTGCCCCAGTGTTGGTAATCCCAGACCCAACATTACGTGGCTGAAGAATAACGAAGAACCAACACGAAGTGTAGGTCCCATTATCACATCCAGATGGACGCTGAGGGTCGAAGATTTGGTTGTTGATGATGGTGGAAACTACACCTGCATCGTCTGCAATCATCTTGGTTGCATCAACCACACCTTTAAAGTCGACGTCGTAG AGCGCTTTCCACATAAGCCGTACATCAACGAGGGCTTTCCGAAGAACGAAACTGTTGTATTCTACAGCAACGTTACATTCAGATGTCCAATAGTTTCGGATCTTGAGCCGTTCATTCAGTGGGTGAAAGTTGATGATTATCCGAATGATAATAGTGCACCACCAAATGGATCACTTTTACAG ACTGGAGATGGAGTGGAGAATCCAGAGACTCTGACACTATACAATGTCACGGAGAAAGACGATGGCTGGTATACTTGCATCGCACAGAATACACTTGGAGAAACGTTTAGCAGTGCATATTTATCTGTCGTTGAGA gtATTGAACCCCCGCGAGTACCGATGACAGCTCGACCTCCAGCACTCGCTGTGAACATTCTCGCAGCTGTTTTATTCGTACTCTTCGCCATCGGTGTCGTCGTCGTAATTTATGTTTTCCAGCGTTTAAAGCGAGAGAAGATGAAAAAACTTTTGGCAATCGAGACTGCAAGGGCTGCGGTAGTCACtcaatggacaaaaaaagttATCGTGGAGAAACAGAATTTAGTGAATGCACAGAATGTGCAGGAGTTGTTGCTGATGCCTGtggttaaaattgaaaaacaaaaatccacGATGACCACTGAAGATAGCAATGGAGGAAGTATTTCGGAATATGAATTACCGTTGGATAGTGCCTGGGAGTTGCGAAGGGAACATCTGAGACTGGGGAAATCTTTGGGTGAGGGTGCGTTTGGAAAAGTTGTGATTGCTGAGACTAGAACTGGAAAGCCGGGAATTCCAAATGTCGTTGcggtgaaaatgttgaaag AAGGCCACACAGACGCAGAAATGATGGACCTGGTCTCTGAAATGGAGCTAATGAAGATGATTGGAAAGCATGGAAACATAATAAATTTCGTTGGTGCATGTACCCAAGGAGGACCTCTCTACGTCGTCGTCGAATTCGCATTACACGGTAATCTCCGTGATTTTCTGAGAAAACATCGGCCGTCATCGGGTTACGAGCCGACGATAGGAGAGATGCCTCCggaaaagaaaattctgaCGCAAAAGGACCTGGTATCCTTTGCTTTCCAGGTCGCCAGAGGAATGGACTATCTCTCGAGCAAACGATGTATACACAGAGACTTGGCTGCGAGAAATGTTCTCGTTGGGGAGGACTATGTGCTCAAAATCGCGGACTTTGGACTGGCTAGGGATATCCACTGTCATGATTACTACAGAAAAACTACTGATGGAAGATTGCCGGTCAAATGGATGGCACCGGAAGCACTTTTCGATCGGGTTTATACCACTCAGTCCGACGT atGGTCGTACGGAATTCTGCTGTGGGAAATAATGACTCTTGGCGCTACACCGTACCCATGCATATCTGCGGTTGAGGAATTACTACAGTGGCTGAAAACGGGCCGTAGAATGGAGATTCCACCCTGCTGCTCTCTCAATAT ATACATGTTAATGCGAGACTGTTGGAGTTACTTGCCTGAGGAGAGGCCTGACTTCGAAGCAATAGTCGATCGACTCGACAAAATCCTCGCCCAAACATCCAATCAA GAATACCTGGACCTTGGACTACCGCAGCTGGACACACCGCCATCCAGTGCGGAATCCAATCTACCGGACGACGACGACGAGGATGGTCAAGAGCAGTTTCCGTACCTGTTGAAAAACTCTATGTAA
- the LOC135166324 gene encoding polycomb group RING finger protein 3 has product MVLTGAMERRIKLKTLNSHITCKICRGYLIDATTVTECLHTFCKSCLVKHLEEKSTCPTCQIVIHQSHPLQYISFDRTMQDIVYKLVPDLQENEIKREREFYRARGLACPKDVLPNAGEVQDEKSSADAHAEADYHRADEQVNVCLECINASLKTLKRRFIRCSAQATITHLKKFIAKKVLNGMEKYRDIDILCNDELLGKDHTLKFVYVTRWRFRDPPLRLQYRPRIDI; this is encoded by the exons ATGGTGCTGACAGGTGCCATGGAGAGAAGAATTAAACTAAAGACATTGAATAGCCACATTACTTGTAAAATATGCCGAGGCTATTTGATAGATGCAACAACAGTTACAGAGTGCCTCCACACATTTTGCAAGAGTTGTCTTGTCAAACATCTGGAGGAAAAGAGCACGTGTCCAACATGCCAAATTGTTATTCATCAATCACATCCACTTCAGTATATAAGTTTCGACAGAACGATGCAGGATATTGTTTACAAACTCGTTCCTGACTTACAAGAGA ATGAAATCAAACGGGAACGAGAATTCTACAGGGCCAGAGGTCTTGCTTGTCCTAAAGACGTACTACCAAATGCTGGGGAAGTTCAGGATGAGAAATCCTCTGCTGATGCTCATGCAGAAGCCGATTATCATAGAGCTGATGAGCAG gTCAATGTTTGCCTCGAATGTATAAATGCAAGTCTGAAAACGCTGAAACGCCGATTTATCAGGTGTTCAGCTCAAGCAACCATCACTCACCTCAAGAAATTTATCGCCAAAAAGGTTCTCAATGGCATGGAAAAATATCGCGAT ATTGATATACTGTGCAATGACGAACTCCTAGGTAAAGATCACACGTTGAAATTCGTTTACGTGACACGATGGAGGTTCCGGGATCCACCTCTGAGGCTACAGTATCGACCACGCATAGATATATAA
- the LOC135166298 gene encoding fibroblast growth factor receptor homolog 1-like isoform X1, giving the protein MATNIQVIFFITTLLVVGATSRVVRLDTFKKEVILQEGEKLIVRCPATFENEEVTWFKKDTQFRGISSRIRVLKQALRFKYVDMMDQGNYGCRLTSSSSLEWRNITIKVEGAQNDGYQSESAGLDSIMGALRPEEETNELDIGARNLPEARSLHLETDLDNDKGENENAGDHNATVPESPPIFNKSDELHTSVVKPAGNMLKLRCPSVGNPRPNITWLKNNEEPTRSVGPIITSRWTLRVEDLVVDDGGNYTCIVCNHLGCINHTFKVDVVENVQHRPILTTAPENTTVLIGSNAIFNCVILSNAHRHLEWYRGRHESLLSVMNTSLRVEVQTGDGVENPETLTLYNVTEKDDGWYTCIAQNTLGETFSSAYLSVVESIEPPRVPMTARPPALAVNILAAVLFVLFAIGVVVVIYVFQRLKREKMKKLLAIETARAAVVTQWTKKVIVEKQNLVNAQNVQELLLMPVVKIEKQKSTMTTEDSNGGSISEYELPLDSAWELRREHLRLGKSLGEGAFGKVVIAETRTGKPGIPNVVAVKMLKEGHTDAEMMDLVSEMELMKMIGKHGNIINFVGACTQGGPLYVVVEFALHGNLRDFLRKHRPSSGYEPTIGEMPPEKKILTQKDLVSFAFQVARGMDYLSSKRCIHRDLAARNVLVGEDYVLKIADFGLARDIHCHDYYRKTTDGRLPVKWMAPEALFDRVYTTQSDVWSYGILLWEIMTLGATPYPCISAVEELLQWLKTGRRMEIPPCCSLNIYMLMRDCWSYLPEERPDFEAIVDRLDKILAQTSNQEYLDLGLPQLDTPPSSAESNLPDDDDEDGQEQFPYLLKNSM; this is encoded by the exons ATACATTCAAGAAAGAGGTGATACTGCAGGAAGGGGAGAAGTTAATTGTCCGGTGCCCAGCAACTTTTGAAAACGAGGAGGTGACATGGTTCAAGAAGGACACACAATTTCGGGGGATTTCCTCGAGAATTCGGGTGCTCAAACAGGCCTTGAGATTTAAATATGTGGATATGATGGACCAGGGAAATTACGGATGTAGGCTGACGAGTAGTAGCTCGTTAGAGTGGAGAAACATCACAATTAAAGTTGAGGGAGCGCAGAATGATGGATATCAGAGCGAGAGTGCGGGCCTTGACAGCATCATGGGAGCGCTCAGACCTGAAGAGGAAACCAATGAGCTTGATATTGGTGCCAGGA ACCTACCAGAGGCTCGTTCCCTCCACCTGGAAACAGATCTTGACAATGACAAAGGGGAGAATGAAAATGCAGGCGATCACAATGCAACGGTACCCGAGAGTCCACCAATATTCAACAAATCTGATGAATTGCATACATCAGTAGTGAAACCAGCTGGGAATATGCTGAAACTACGTTGCCCCAGTGTTGGTAATCCCAGACCCAACATTACGTGGCTGAAGAATAACGAAGAACCAACACGAAGTGTAGGTCCCATTATCACATCCAGATGGACGCTGAGGGTCGAAGATTTGGTTGTTGATGATGGTGGAAACTACACCTGCATCGTCTGCAATCATCTTGGTTGCATCAACCACACCTTTAAAGTCGACGTCGTAG AAAACGTTCAGCACCGGCCAATCCTGACAACAGCTCCTGAAAATACTACTGTGCTCATTGGAAGCAACGCTATTTTTAACTGCGTCATATTATCAAATGCACATCGTCATCTCGAGTGGTACCGGGGTCGTCACGAGTCCCTTCTCAGCGTTATGAATACGAGCTTAAGAGTCGAGGTTCAG ACTGGAGATGGAGTGGAGAATCCAGAGACTCTGACACTATACAATGTCACGGAGAAAGACGATGGCTGGTATACTTGCATCGCACAGAATACACTTGGAGAAACGTTTAGCAGTGCATATTTATCTGTCGTTGAGA gtATTGAACCCCCGCGAGTACCGATGACAGCTCGACCTCCAGCACTCGCTGTGAACATTCTCGCAGCTGTTTTATTCGTACTCTTCGCCATCGGTGTCGTCGTCGTAATTTATGTTTTCCAGCGTTTAAAGCGAGAGAAGATGAAAAAACTTTTGGCAATCGAGACTGCAAGGGCTGCGGTAGTCACtcaatggacaaaaaaagttATCGTGGAGAAACAGAATTTAGTGAATGCACAGAATGTGCAGGAGTTGTTGCTGATGCCTGtggttaaaattgaaaaacaaaaatccacGATGACCACTGAAGATAGCAATGGAGGAAGTATTTCGGAATATGAATTACCGTTGGATAGTGCCTGGGAGTTGCGAAGGGAACATCTGAGACTGGGGAAATCTTTGGGTGAGGGTGCGTTTGGAAAAGTTGTGATTGCTGAGACTAGAACTGGAAAGCCGGGAATTCCAAATGTCGTTGcggtgaaaatgttgaaag AAGGCCACACAGACGCAGAAATGATGGACCTGGTCTCTGAAATGGAGCTAATGAAGATGATTGGAAAGCATGGAAACATAATAAATTTCGTTGGTGCATGTACCCAAGGAGGACCTCTCTACGTCGTCGTCGAATTCGCATTACACGGTAATCTCCGTGATTTTCTGAGAAAACATCGGCCGTCATCGGGTTACGAGCCGACGATAGGAGAGATGCCTCCggaaaagaaaattctgaCGCAAAAGGACCTGGTATCCTTTGCTTTCCAGGTCGCCAGAGGAATGGACTATCTCTCGAGCAAACGATGTATACACAGAGACTTGGCTGCGAGAAATGTTCTCGTTGGGGAGGACTATGTGCTCAAAATCGCGGACTTTGGACTGGCTAGGGATATCCACTGTCATGATTACTACAGAAAAACTACTGATGGAAGATTGCCGGTCAAATGGATGGCACCGGAAGCACTTTTCGATCGGGTTTATACCACTCAGTCCGACGT atGGTCGTACGGAATTCTGCTGTGGGAAATAATGACTCTTGGCGCTACACCGTACCCATGCATATCTGCGGTTGAGGAATTACTACAGTGGCTGAAAACGGGCCGTAGAATGGAGATTCCACCCTGCTGCTCTCTCAATAT ATACATGTTAATGCGAGACTGTTGGAGTTACTTGCCTGAGGAGAGGCCTGACTTCGAAGCAATAGTCGATCGACTCGACAAAATCCTCGCCCAAACATCCAATCAA GAATACCTGGACCTTGGACTACCGCAGCTGGACACACCGCCATCCAGTGCGGAATCCAATCTACCGGACGACGACGACGAGGATGGTCAAGAGCAGTTTCCGTACCTGTTGAAAAACTCTATGTAA